The Prosthecobacter vanneervenii genome has a segment encoding these proteins:
- a CDS encoding DUF4340 domain-containing protein: MKKIIILLSALVLILGFAWFKGNERNSRLNRNLTTVKLRELLFPTFDVNGIKKVRIKEEKSEVTLVVQNDTWVVQERSGYPLDKEKLQTALLSLKYEKIKAGRRIGKDSWGKINLNTPDAGYGIGTVVEMYDDKDQLKYSLVLGGKVTSSGGSSNDQMNMFGGGANSNRFVRVVGEDTIWEIGEQLPDLVTKPDSWLAKGFFDVQGLQSVEVTLPKAEDSWKATRAEENGDFTLADAKPGEKLDPGKATLGTLLSGAAFIDVLPKDKAAAAMKGATKARLLTFKGFTYDLELAKQPAPAGGGADKYYVTVNVSASFPKVRPAEKNEKPEEKKASDEAFAAEIKTLEEKLANEKRLAGWVFEVGEYTVSTLMKKRSEILAAPSDKKDDPASSGGKPAGLPDVKKMVPGFLPGTTSSTPTTVTTPPVSVTTPPTQLPQAPKVELKPAPAPDAVPGAKPTEPAKPAAEPAKAPEPAKPAEPAKPAAEPAKPAKPAAEPAK; the protein is encoded by the coding sequence ATGAAGAAGATCATCATCCTCCTGAGCGCTCTCGTCCTCATCCTGGGCTTTGCCTGGTTCAAGGGCAATGAGCGCAACTCCCGCCTGAACCGCAACCTGACCACCGTCAAGCTGCGCGAGCTTCTCTTCCCCACCTTTGATGTCAACGGCATCAAAAAAGTGCGCATCAAGGAGGAGAAGTCTGAAGTCACCCTCGTGGTGCAAAACGACACCTGGGTCGTGCAGGAGCGCAGCGGCTATCCCCTCGACAAGGAAAAGCTGCAGACCGCTCTGCTCAGCCTCAAGTATGAAAAGATCAAGGCCGGCCGCCGCATCGGCAAGGACTCCTGGGGCAAGATCAACCTCAACACCCCGGACGCCGGCTACGGCATCGGCACCGTTGTTGAGATGTATGATGACAAGGACCAGCTCAAGTACTCCCTCGTGCTCGGCGGCAAGGTCACCAGCTCCGGCGGCAGCTCCAACGACCAGATGAACATGTTTGGCGGCGGTGCCAACAGCAACCGCTTTGTCCGTGTCGTCGGCGAGGACACCATCTGGGAAATCGGCGAGCAGCTTCCTGACCTCGTCACCAAGCCTGACTCCTGGCTGGCCAAGGGCTTCTTCGACGTGCAGGGACTCCAGTCCGTGGAGGTCACGCTGCCCAAAGCTGAAGACTCCTGGAAAGCCACCCGTGCCGAGGAAAACGGCGACTTCACCCTCGCGGACGCCAAGCCCGGCGAGAAGCTCGATCCCGGCAAGGCCACGCTCGGCACGCTGCTCTCCGGTGCCGCCTTTATCGATGTGCTGCCCAAGGACAAGGCGGCTGCCGCCATGAAGGGGGCCACCAAGGCCCGGCTCCTCACCTTCAAGGGCTTCACCTATGACTTGGAGCTCGCCAAGCAGCCCGCCCCGGCTGGTGGCGGTGCGGACAAGTACTACGTCACCGTGAATGTCAGCGCCAGCTTCCCCAAGGTGCGCCCTGCTGAAAAGAACGAGAAGCCCGAGGAGAAAAAGGCCAGTGACGAGGCCTTCGCCGCCGAGATCAAGACCCTCGAAGAAAAGCTGGCCAACGAGAAGAGGCTCGCAGGCTGGGTTTTCGAAGTGGGCGAGTACACCGTCAGCACCCTCATGAAAAAGCGCTCTGAAATCCTCGCGGCCCCGTCGGATAAAAAGGACGATCCCGCCTCGAGTGGTGGCAAGCCAGCCGGCCTGCCTGACGTGAAAAAGATGGTCCCAGGCTTCCTGCCCGGCACCACCTCCTCCACACCCACCACCGTGACCACGCCACCGGTCTCCGTCACCACCCCGCCCACGCAGCTGCCCCAGGCCCCCAAGGTCGAGCTCAAGCCCGCCCCCGCTCCGGACGCCGTCCCGGGTGCGAAGCCCACCGAGCCCGCCAAGCCTGCCGCCGAGCCCGCCAAGGCTCCGGAACCGGCCAAGCCCGCTGAACCCGCCAAACCGGCTGCCGAGCCCGCCAAGCCCGCCAAGCCCGCCGCCGAACCTGCCAAGTAA
- a CDS encoding GldG family protein, whose product MSASNKTATAGITALLVVAIIIALNFLVGGVGFGNLRLDLTEDGLYTLSKGTKNIIGHISADEPVTIKFYATNDDRVMPNLLKPHARSIEDLLLEYEKQSGGNITLEVIHPNPDTDEEEKAKDDEIRGMQVNQQGDQIYLGLSVQCLDRKEVLPFLNPEDATAFEYDVSRAIAKVIKPKKTIIGLMSPMPVGGVPSMPFQQQRGPEAWAIIQQLKADYEVRDVSMTTDKVDSDITVLLIIHPATFTQKTQYAIDQYLLGGGHIIAFVDPHCLLAQALSSQPNPMTGQPGNMINTSSDMPELFKAWGLTYQKDMVVADMNYRGVFNGRPNPTALQIPAKSINQDERVTSGLQSFTLINAGSLGIEAKEGLNVATLVSSSEVSDLIDTEAAEKLRREPMVNFTPSGKKKILGVHITGKFKSAFPNGKPADPMPKAESGGAQQDASAPAAAGAAPAAPAAAKKDDGSLKESKTSESNVIVFTDADMLYDAFCLRQGDLGVGAITSGGNLPMVLNAVELFAGGGDLIQVRNRKAPVRPFTLFKEMRESVEEKYRPQLVKLEKERQDLAEKLSKARPQLDLKKGTLIVDQGTMNNIKEMETNSKKIDKQVREIRKEMNKEDEFTKTLIKIGNVFMVPLIVGVVGLILAMQRRVRTAAA is encoded by the coding sequence ATGAGTGCTTCCAACAAGACTGCTACCGCGGGCATCACCGCACTGCTGGTCGTTGCCATCATCATCGCCCTCAATTTCCTCGTCGGCGGCGTCGGCTTTGGCAATCTCCGCCTCGACCTGACCGAGGACGGTCTCTACACCCTCTCCAAGGGCACCAAGAACATCATCGGCCACATCAGCGCCGATGAGCCGGTGACGATCAAGTTCTACGCAACCAATGACGACCGCGTCATGCCCAACCTGCTCAAGCCGCACGCCCGCTCCATCGAGGACCTGCTGCTGGAGTATGAAAAGCAGAGCGGCGGCAACATCACCCTCGAGGTCATCCACCCCAATCCGGACACTGACGAGGAAGAAAAAGCCAAGGACGACGAGATCCGTGGCATGCAGGTGAACCAGCAGGGAGACCAGATCTATCTCGGCCTCTCCGTGCAGTGCCTGGACCGCAAGGAAGTGCTGCCCTTCCTCAATCCGGAAGACGCCACCGCCTTTGAGTATGATGTCTCCCGCGCCATCGCCAAGGTCATCAAGCCCAAGAAGACCATCATCGGCCTCATGAGCCCCATGCCTGTCGGCGGCGTGCCTTCCATGCCCTTCCAGCAGCAGCGCGGCCCCGAGGCCTGGGCCATCATCCAGCAGCTCAAGGCGGACTATGAAGTGCGCGATGTCTCCATGACCACGGACAAGGTGGACTCCGACATCACCGTCCTTCTCATTATCCATCCGGCTACTTTCACGCAAAAGACCCAGTATGCCATCGACCAGTACCTCCTGGGCGGCGGCCACATCATCGCCTTTGTGGACCCCCACTGCCTCCTGGCCCAGGCCCTCAGCAGCCAGCCAAACCCCATGACCGGCCAGCCCGGCAACATGATCAACACCTCCTCCGACATGCCCGAGCTCTTCAAGGCCTGGGGGCTCACCTACCAAAAGGACATGGTCGTGGCTGACATGAACTACCGCGGCGTCTTCAATGGCCGCCCCAACCCCACCGCCCTGCAAATCCCCGCCAAGTCCATCAACCAGGACGAACGCGTCACCTCCGGCCTGCAGTCCTTCACCCTCATCAATGCAGGCTCCCTCGGCATTGAGGCCAAGGAAGGCCTCAATGTGGCCACGCTCGTCTCTTCCTCCGAGGTCTCCGACCTCATCGACACCGAGGCGGCTGAAAAGCTCCGCCGCGAGCCCATGGTCAACTTTACCCCCAGTGGCAAGAAGAAGATCCTCGGCGTGCACATCACCGGCAAGTTCAAGTCCGCCTTCCCCAATGGCAAGCCTGCCGACCCCATGCCCAAGGCTGAGAGCGGCGGTGCCCAGCAGGATGCTTCCGCGCCCGCCGCTGCCGGTGCCGCACCTGCTGCTCCAGCCGCAGCCAAGAAGGACGACGGCTCACTCAAAGAGTCCAAGACCAGCGAAAGCAATGTCATCGTCTTCACCGACGCTGACATGCTCTACGACGCCTTCTGCCTGCGCCAGGGAGACCTGGGCGTCGGTGCCATCACCAGCGGCGGCAACCTGCCCATGGTGCTCAATGCCGTCGAACTCTTCGCCGGTGGTGGAGACCTCATCCAGGTCCGCAACCGCAAGGCCCCCGTGCGCCCCTTCACTCTCTTCAAGGAAATGCGCGAGTCCGTGGAGGAGAAATACCGCCCGCAGCTCGTGAAGCTGGAAAAAGAGCGCCAGGACCTCGCTGAAAAGCTCAGCAAGGCACGCCCGCAGCTCGACCTCAAGAAAGGCACCCTCATCGTGGACCAGGGCACCATGAACAACATCAAGGAAATGGAAACCAACTCCAAGAAGATCGACAAGCAGGTCCGCGAGATCCGCAAGGAGATGAACAAGGAGGACGAGTTTACCAAGACCCTGATCAAGATCGGCAACGTCTTCATGGTGCCGCTCATCGTCGGCGTCGTGGGCCTCATCCTCGCCATGCAGCGCCGCGTCCGCACCGCCGCCGCCTGA
- a CDS encoding ABC transporter permease, giving the protein MSNRDIQNTLAVFKREFLGYFNSPVFYVIVVIFLLAANGFTFFFSRILDYDDVSLATRFFVWHPWIYTVLAPAVGMRLWSEEHRLGTIELLMTMPVSPWQAILGKFFAAAGVWLIGLGLTLPIVITMSVLGDPDNGPVISGYVASYLYAMACLALTSAVSAFTRSQVVCFIISVSLCLFIALIGDPSLTHTVVNAMPSGLESIVRFICYFSFMDHFFEMTKGIFVLRDVLYFVSVIVVALLVTDFGLRSKRA; this is encoded by the coding sequence ATGAGCAACCGAGATATCCAAAACACACTGGCCGTCTTCAAGCGGGAGTTCCTTGGCTACTTCAACTCTCCCGTCTTCTACGTCATTGTCGTCATCTTCCTGCTGGCTGCCAATGGCTTCACCTTCTTCTTCTCCCGCATCCTGGACTACGATGATGTGTCCCTGGCCACGCGCTTCTTTGTCTGGCACCCGTGGATCTACACCGTGCTGGCTCCCGCCGTGGGCATGCGCCTCTGGTCGGAAGAGCACCGCCTGGGCACCATCGAGCTGCTCATGACCATGCCCGTCTCTCCGTGGCAGGCCATTTTGGGCAAGTTCTTTGCCGCCGCTGGCGTCTGGCTCATCGGCCTGGGGCTCACGCTTCCCATCGTCATCACCATGTCGGTGCTGGGAGATCCGGACAACGGCCCCGTCATCAGCGGTTATGTGGCCAGCTACCTCTACGCCATGGCCTGCCTGGCCCTGACCTCCGCCGTCAGCGCCTTCACCCGCAGCCAGGTCGTCTGCTTCATCATCAGCGTCTCCCTCTGCCTCTTCATCGCCCTCATCGGAGATCCCAGCCTGACCCACACCGTGGTCAATGCCATGCCCTCCGGCCTGGAGTCCATCGTGCGCTTCATCTGCTACTTCAGCTTCATGGACCACTTCTTTGAGATGACCAAGGGCATCTTCGTCCTGCGGGACGTCCTCTACTTCGTCTCCGTCATTGTGGTGGCGCTGCTGGTGACAGATTTCGGCCTTCGCTCCAAGCGCGCGTGA
- a CDS encoding ABC transporter ATP-binding protein, with translation MIQVKNLIKVFGTKVAVDDVSFSVEKGEVLGFLGPNGAGKSTTMRMVTGYFRPTSGSVKLCGVDMVEEPELAKQRLGYLPENAPLYSDMTVASFLGFCAELRGIHGAARTKAIDRVLDLCFLDSVRNQSVDTLSKGYRHRTCFAQSIIHDPDVLILDEPTDGLDPNQKHEVRGMIKRMGQDKAIIFSTHILEEVEAACSRAIIIDRGKIVADGTPESLKKLVPGAASLDEVFRKITKPDTAQKKAA, from the coding sequence ATGATCCAAGTCAAGAACCTCATCAAAGTGTTCGGCACCAAAGTGGCTGTCGATGATGTCTCCTTCTCCGTGGAAAAAGGCGAAGTCCTAGGCTTCCTGGGGCCCAACGGCGCCGGCAAGTCCACCACCATGCGCATGGTCACCGGCTACTTCCGCCCCACCAGCGGCAGCGTGAAGCTCTGCGGTGTGGACATGGTCGAAGAGCCCGAGCTGGCCAAGCAGCGCCTCGGCTACCTCCCGGAAAACGCCCCCCTGTATTCGGACATGACCGTGGCCAGCTTCCTCGGCTTCTGCGCCGAGCTGCGCGGCATCCACGGCGCGGCACGCACCAAGGCCATCGACCGCGTGCTGGACCTGTGCTTCCTCGACAGCGTGCGCAATCAGAGCGTGGACACCCTTTCCAAAGGCTACCGCCACCGAACCTGCTTCGCCCAGAGCATCATCCACGACCCTGATGTGCTCATCCTCGACGAGCCCACCGACGGCCTGGACCCCAACCAGAAGCACGAAGTGCGCGGCATGATCAAGCGCATGGGCCAGGACAAGGCCATCATCTTCTCCACCCACATCCTGGAGGAAGTGGAGGCCGCCTGCTCCCGAGCCATCATCATTGATCGCGGCAAGATCGTCGCAGACGGTACTCCGGAAAGCCTCAAGAAGCTGGTGCCCGGCGCCGCCTCGCTGGACGAAGTCTTCCGCAAGATCACCAAGCCGGACACCGCGCAGAAAAAAGCCGCCTGA
- a CDS encoding pyridoxine 5'-phosphate synthase, whose translation MPPTNLLLGVNIDHVVTLRQARYRAMLESPNAEPYVLAAAQVAEEAGAHSITVHLRADRRHIQDADVHLLRKSIRTKLNLEMGNTQEILNIALQVRPDFVCMVPENREEVTTEGGLDVAGQREALRSTVKALSDNGTRVSMFIDPDLDQVRASAEIGAAMIELHTGTFANHFGAARAAEVERLCAAAELGHALGLQINAGHGLSTQNLPDLWAVPHLAELNIGHHIVSRSVFIGLHGAVREMLAVMASYKS comes from the coding sequence ATGCCCCCAACCAACCTGCTTCTTGGAGTCAATATTGACCATGTCGTGACCCTGCGCCAGGCGCGCTACCGTGCCATGCTGGAGTCTCCCAATGCCGAGCCCTACGTGCTGGCGGCCGCCCAGGTGGCGGAGGAGGCCGGGGCGCACTCGATCACCGTGCATCTGCGGGCGGACCGCCGCCACATCCAGGATGCGGACGTACACCTGTTGCGCAAGAGCATCCGCACCAAGCTGAACCTGGAGATGGGAAACACGCAGGAGATTCTGAACATCGCGCTGCAGGTGCGCCCGGACTTTGTGTGCATGGTGCCGGAAAACCGTGAGGAAGTGACGACCGAGGGTGGTCTGGATGTGGCGGGCCAGCGCGAGGCGCTGCGCAGCACCGTGAAGGCGCTGAGCGACAACGGCACGCGCGTGAGCATGTTCATCGACCCCGATCTGGACCAGGTGCGCGCCAGCGCGGAGATCGGCGCGGCAATGATCGAGCTGCACACGGGCACCTTTGCCAACCACTTTGGCGCCGCACGCGCCGCCGAGGTGGAGCGCCTGTGCGCCGCCGCAGAGCTGGGCCACGCGCTGGGCCTGCAGATCAATGCAGGACATGGACTCAGCACGCAAAACCTGCCCGACCTGTGGGCGGTGCCTCATCTGGCGGAGCTGAACATCGGCCACCACATCGTGTCCCGCTCCGTCTTCATCGGCCTGCATGGCGCGGTGCGCGAGATGCTGGCGGTAATGGCCTCCTACAAGAGCTGA
- the acpS gene encoding holo-ACP synthase produces the protein MKVTGIGIDLVEVSRIREMLERHGQRFKERTFTAGEIAYCDACAEPAMHYAARFAAKEAVAKALGTGIWAEGVNWTDIEVVREASGKPGIVLHGAAKQHAGQAGCLVSLTHTKDLAMAQVLMEKAE, from the coding sequence ATGAAGGTCACCGGCATCGGCATCGATCTCGTGGAAGTGTCCCGCATCCGCGAGATGCTGGAGCGGCATGGGCAGCGCTTCAAAGAGCGTACCTTTACCGCAGGAGAAATCGCCTACTGTGACGCCTGTGCCGAGCCCGCCATGCACTACGCCGCCCGCTTTGCCGCGAAGGAGGCTGTAGCGAAGGCGCTGGGCACGGGCATCTGGGCGGAAGGGGTGAACTGGACTGACATCGAGGTGGTACGGGAGGCCAGCGGCAAGCCCGGCATCGTACTGCACGGCGCTGCGAAACAACACGCCGGACAGGCGGGCTGCCTGGTGAGCCTGACGCATACGAAGGACCTGGCGATGGCGCAGGTGCTGATGGAGAAGGCGGAATGA